One genomic segment of Planctomycetota bacterium includes these proteins:
- a CDS encoding sugar ABC transporter permease, whose product MPTEQVEGMLTDAGGKPRDPIEQGTQSPRVSDTKRLATGLAFITPNILGFLAFTLLPLLFAMGLAFTNWDLRLHNDMRVEQFGEAPLKFVGLDNFRDLLFEPTLPGQPGMVFGLVDGWTWNNSFWKYLGNTLFFMMATPFAIGLSLLSAMLLSKDLSGGNARNKRRMLIGGAMVAGVLLMVGGTLTVMRLGSPMNGMILLFCAAAATIIVLGTTVGQTVYRTIFYLPHFVAGVATFLLWKKLFNPEYGPLTMALRPILDRMTAFINAAPWLPLTLMWVTLGLGAAISFFGFAKLRKDYVEGDLGWRSAIIPFGVMLLPALLIFSWYDPLAEGTAMAARVAVLLYMAAVFAALVHAIIYMAGGQEIACKSVEGGGSAFMFAAVMLVGQLVLIGLTATLLQLPSWAAEPAGLEPPKWLADVHWAKPSIMFMGMWAAIGGNTMLLYIAALTNVPQELYEASEIDGAGRFGKFWNVTWPQLAPTTFFIVVMAVIGGLQGGFEMARVMTGGGPAGQTTTVSYYIFQEGFETGKLAYSSAIAWFLFFLVFTVTVFNWRFGNRYVND is encoded by the coding sequence ATGCCGACCGAGCAAGTGGAAGGGATGCTGACCGACGCCGGAGGCAAGCCGCGCGACCCCATCGAGCAAGGCACGCAGTCCCCGCGCGTGTCCGACACCAAGCGCCTCGCGACCGGCTTGGCGTTCATCACGCCCAACATTCTCGGCTTCCTCGCGTTCACGCTGTTGCCGTTGCTCTTCGCGATGGGGCTCGCGTTTACCAACTGGGACCTGCGGCTGCACAACGACATGCGGGTCGAGCAGTTCGGCGAGGCGCCGCTGAAGTTCGTCGGCCTCGACAACTTTCGCGACCTGCTCTTCGAGCCGACGCTGCCCGGGCAACCGGGGATGGTCTTCGGGCTCGTCGACGGATGGACGTGGAACAACAGTTTCTGGAAGTACCTGGGAAACACGCTGTTCTTCATGATGGCCACGCCGTTCGCGATCGGGCTGTCGCTGCTCTCGGCGATGTTGCTCAGTAAGGACCTGTCAGGTGGCAACGCGCGGAACAAACGCCGCATGCTCATCGGCGGGGCGATGGTCGCGGGTGTCCTGCTCATGGTCGGCGGCACGCTTACGGTCATGCGACTCGGATCGCCGATGAACGGGATGATTCTTCTGTTCTGCGCCGCCGCGGCGACGATCATCGTGCTCGGGACGACCGTCGGGCAGACGGTGTACCGCACGATCTTTTACCTCCCGCACTTCGTGGCCGGTGTCGCGACGTTCCTGCTTTGGAAGAAGCTGTTCAATCCCGAGTACGGCCCGCTGACGATGGCGCTTCGGCCGATCCTCGATCGGATGACCGCCTTCATCAACGCCGCGCCCTGGCTGCCGCTGACGCTCATGTGGGTCACGCTCGGACTCGGGGCGGCGATCTCGTTTTTCGGATTCGCCAAGCTACGCAAGGATTACGTCGAGGGCGACCTGGGTTGGCGTTCGGCGATCATTCCGTTCGGCGTCATGCTCCTGCCGGCGTTGCTGATCTTTTCCTGGTACGACCCGTTGGCCGAGGGGACCGCGATGGCCGCGCGGGTGGCGGTTCTGCTGTACATGGCCGCAGTGTTCGCGGCGTTGGTCCACGCGATCATCTACATGGCCGGCGGACAGGAGATCGCGTGCAAGAGTGTCGAGGGCGGGGGCAGTGCGTTCATGTTCGCGGCGGTGATGCTCGTCGGGCAGTTGGTGCTCATCGGGTTGACGGCGACGTTACTGCAGTTGCCGAGCTGGGCCGCCGAGCCCGCGGGCCTGGAGCCGCCCAAGTGGCTCGCCGACGTGCACTGGGCCAAGCCGAGCATCATGTTCATGGGCATGTGGGCGGCGATCGGTGGCAACACGATGCTGCTCTACATCGCCGCGCTGACCAACGTCCCGCAGGAGCTCTACGAAGCCAGCGAGATCGACGGGGCCGGGCGATTCGGCAAGTTCTGGAACGTCACTTGGCCGCAGCTTGCGCCCACGACCTTCTTCATCGTCGTGATGGCGGTGATCGGCGGGTTGCAGGGCGGCTTCGAGATGGCCCGCGTCATGACCGGCGGCGGACCAGCCGGCCAGACCACCACCGTCAGCTATTACATCTTCCAGGAAGGTTTCGAGACCGGCAAGCTCGCCTACTCCTCGGCGATCGCCTGGTTCCTGTTCTTCCTCGTGTTCACCGTCACCGTCTTCAACTGGCGTTTCGGCAACCGCTACGTCAACGACTAA
- a CDS encoding carbohydrate ABC transporter permease — protein sequence MSLTGPRVGQSTEPGTLIDDAALTEQADLRDQEPPVQMDKPIGDLFRTSGLHLLLAFLSLIISLPFLWMVLTSLKTVAEVDYTTWIPEVPQWRNYLDVFDHNNPDPNRQGVKLHLFFRNSFFVAAWVTFLQVITSAFAAFSFARLKWPGRDKVFLLYLATMMLPGLIMSIPNYQIMIELGLVDTLPGLIIPAAFSAFGTFLLRQFMLTIPASLDEAAEIDGAGKLRLFFDIILPLSRPGIITLAIFTFMGNYNSFFWPLVMIKSEEKYPLQVGLLFFESSRGSSTHLLMAAVTLSVVPLIILFVAAQKYLVKGIQLGAVKG from the coding sequence ATGAGCCTCACCGGACCAAGAGTCGGACAATCCACCGAGCCGGGCACGCTGATCGACGACGCGGCGTTGACCGAGCAGGCCGACCTGCGCGATCAGGAGCCGCCGGTGCAGATGGACAAGCCCATCGGCGACCTGTTCCGCACCAGCGGGCTGCACCTGCTGTTGGCGTTCCTGTCGCTGATCATTTCGCTGCCGTTCCTGTGGATGGTGCTCACGTCGCTCAAGACGGTTGCGGAGGTCGACTACACGACGTGGATCCCGGAAGTGCCGCAGTGGCGTAACTACCTGGATGTCTTCGATCACAACAACCCGGACCCGAACCGCCAGGGCGTGAAGTTGCACCTGTTCTTCCGCAACAGCTTTTTCGTCGCGGCGTGGGTGACGTTCCTGCAGGTGATCACCAGCGCGTTCGCGGCGTTCAGCTTCGCCCGGCTCAAATGGCCCGGACGCGACAAGGTCTTTCTGCTCTACCTCGCGACCATGATGCTGCCCGGGCTCATCATGAGCATCCCCAACTACCAGATCATGATCGAGTTGGGTTTGGTCGACACATTGCCCGGGCTGATCATCCCCGCCGCGTTCAGTGCGTTCGGGACGTTCCTGCTGCGACAGTTCATGCTCACCATCCCGGCGAGCCTCGATGAGGCGGCCGAGATCGACGGCGCGGGCAAGCTGCGGTTGTTCTTCGACATCATCCTGCCGCTGAGCCGGCCGGGGATCATCACGCTGGCGATCTTCACGTTCATGGGCAACTACAACTCGTTCTTCTGGCCGCTGGTCATGATCAAGAGCGAGGAAAAATACCCGCTACAAGTCGGTCTGCTCTTCTTCGAAAGCTCGCGCGGCAGCAGCACGCACCTGTTGATGGCGGCCGTGACGTTGAGCGTGGTGCCGCTGATCATCCTGTTCGTCGCGGCCCAGAAATACCTCGTCAAGGGCATTCAACTGGGTGCGGTGAAGGGTTGA
- a CDS encoding M48 family metalloprotease yields the protein MTFRFPTGGRRRPRRPGFGSMAKGRLLIAGAIALFAIVGFLMSGDENPITGKTQRVGLTEEQEVALGYQSKPQMINQMGGAHGPRSPKAEFLDTVGQVLLDRSGIQSRLDQEGIPWRFTFTLLEDDQTINAFALPGGPVFMTEALFDKLDNEAQIAGVLGHEIGHVIERHGAQRMAKEKLGQGLTQAAVVGTGDYSAAQIGQVVNGVIQSSYSRDQELESDAWGLEMMVDAGYDPREMIGVMQTLREASGDGPRGPQFMQTHPYPEDRIKAIEAWVARRFPDGVPTHLDSGTQLP from the coding sequence ATGACCTTCCGCTTCCCCACCGGTGGCCGGCGTCGCCCGCGCCGGCCGGGCTTTGGCTCGATGGCCAAGGGCCGGCTGCTCATCGCCGGCGCGATCGCGCTCTTCGCGATCGTCGGCTTTCTCATGAGCGGGGACGAAAACCCGATCACCGGAAAGACCCAACGCGTCGGCCTGACCGAAGAACAGGAAGTCGCGCTCGGGTACCAGTCGAAGCCGCAAATGATCAACCAGATGGGCGGGGCGCACGGGCCGCGCAGCCCCAAGGCGGAGTTCCTCGACACCGTCGGTCAGGTTCTGCTCGATCGCTCTGGCATCCAGTCGCGGCTCGATCAGGAAGGCATCCCGTGGCGTTTCACCTTCACGCTGCTCGAAGACGATCAAACCATCAACGCGTTCGCCCTGCCCGGCGGTCCGGTGTTCATGACCGAAGCGCTGTTCGACAAGCTGGACAACGAGGCGCAGATCGCCGGGGTGCTCGGCCACGAGATCGGCCACGTCATCGAGCGCCACGGTGCCCAACGCATGGCGAAGGAGAAGCTCGGGCAAGGTCTCACGCAGGCGGCGGTCGTCGGGACGGGCGACTACTCCGCCGCGCAGATCGGCCAAGTCGTCAACGGCGTGATCCAAAGCAGCTACAGCCGCGACCAAGAGCTCGAGTCCGACGCATGGGGCTTGGAGATGATGGTCGACGCGGGCTACGACCCACGCGAAATGATCGGCGTCATGCAAACGCTCCGGGAAGCCAGCGGCGATGGCCCGCGCGGGCCGCAGTTTATGCAGACCCACCCGTACCCCGAGGACCGCATCAAGGCGATCGAGGCGTGGGTCGCCCGGAGGTTTCCCGACGGCGTCCCAACGCACCTCGACAGCGGCACGCAGTTGCCGTGA